A stretch of DNA from Yoonia sp. G8-12:
GATGATTTTGCCGGTCGTGGTCATTGGCATATCGTCAATAAAACGCACAACGCGGGGGAATTCATAGGCGGCAAGTTTGGTTTTGACGTGGGTGGCGATAGCTTCCGCCAGATCAGCCGAACCCTCAAAGCCCGCCGCAAGCTGGATATAGGCCGCAACGACCGACCCCCGGATTGGGTCTGGTTTGCCAACGACACCCGCCAACTGAACGGCGGGGTGGGTCAGAAGACAGTCCTCGATTTCGGCAGGGCCGATGCGGTAGCCGCCGGAACTGATGATATCGTCGTCGCGGCCGATGAATTGCAGGCGACCGGTGGGCGTTTTGCAGCCCTTGTCGCCAGTTAGCAGCCATTTTTCGCCCGCGATTTCGAAGAATTTTTTGGCCGTGGCTTCGGGGTTGTTCCAATAGCGCAGGAACATCACTGGATCGGGCGCGCGTACGGCGATGCTGCCTTCTTGATCTGTCTTGCAAAAGGTGCCGTTGTTTTCGTCCACAACATCAACACGGTGGCCGGGTACCGCGAACCCCATGACGCCAGGTTCGGCGGGCTCCAGTGCGGCACAGGATGACACGATCATATTGCACTCGGTCTGGCCGTAGAATTCGTTGATGGTGGTGCCGAACACCTGCTGGCCCCACGCGATCAGTTCCTTGCCCAAGGTTTCGCCACCCGATGCGACCGAGCGGAGAGGAACGGGTTCTGCCGGCGTATCCAGACGCATCAGTTTCAGCGCGGTGGGCGGTAGAAAGACATTCTGGATGCCGTGGTCGCGGATCAAGTCGAATGCGGCTTTGGCTGTAAATTTGCGGAAGCGGCAGGCCACAACCGGCACGCCGTGGTGCAGCGCAGGCATCAGCACATCAAGCAACCCGCCGATCCATGCCCAATCAGCGGGTGTCCAGATTTTATCACCAGGTTGGGGAAAGAAATCGTGGCTCATTTCCACGCCGGGCAAATGGCCAAGCAAAACGCGGTGCGCGTGCAATGCGCCTTTGGGCGCGCCTGTTGTGCCGGAGGTGTAGATCAGGATCGCGGGATCGTCTGCTTTGGTCGGGTGGGCGGTGAAATCGGTGGATTGGGTGTCGCAGAGCGCGTGAAAACTGGCGGCTTGTCCTTGCGCGCCGTCGATACTGATCACCTGTCGCAGAGCGGGCAATTCCGCCCGCAATTCCGCGATCACCTGCGCATTTGCGCTGTTGGTAATGATCGCGCTGGCCCCTGAATCCCGCAGCCTGTGGAGCAGTGCCTCAGGCCCGAAAAGTGTAAAGAGCGGCAGTGAAATGCAACCCATTTTCGTGATCGCCACATGCGACACGGCGGTTTCAAAACATTGCGGTAGCAAGACCGCTATCCTGTCGCCCGAAGTCGCGGTTTGTGACAAGGCATTGGCAAGCTGGTTGGACCGGTCACGCAGATCCGCGAAACTGTACTTTGTAGCGATACCTTCGGCATCAATGTCAATAATCGCACAACAGTCAGGCGTCTGATCCGCGTGCCTGTCGCAAATATCGACGCCAATGTTGTAATTTTCAGGGATAAGCCACCTAAAGCGATCCCGGGTCTCGGCGATGGTTGTGTGTTTTTTCAGCATGATTTGCGATAAATTGAACGTCTGTTCAATTACTGTCAAATAAAGAACACAATCGGTCAATCTTTTGTGGGCGCGTGGGTGCAAGATTTGCGTTTTGCCCAAGAAAATTCATGCCCTAGTTTGCCACAAAAGACTTTGCTTGCTGACGCACATTCGCCCAAATTTTGCCACCTGCCGGGAATACGGAAGTAGCATGCGTATCTTGATTGCCGAAGACGAGCCTGTGCTCGCAAGCCAACTGAAAAAAACACTGGTGTCCGAGGGGCTCGCCGTTGACGTGGCCGTCGACGGGGCCGAAGCACAGTATCTTGGCGAAACCGAACCCTATGATGTGATGATCTTGGACCTTGGCCTGCCCATTCGGGATGGCCTGACGGTGCTGAAGAATTTGCGCAGTGGCGGCAATGATACCTCGATTTTGATCCTGACGGCGCGCAACGACTGGACGGACCGCGTCGACGGTCTTGATGCCGGTGCCGATGATTACCTGACCAAGCCGTTTCATATGGCTGAACTGTCGGCGCGGGTGCGTGCCCTGATCCGCCGCAAGGCCGGAAAAACAACGCCTGTGTTCTCGAAAGATGAGGTAACGTTTGACACGCGCACCAATCAGGTGATGGTTCAGGGTATTCCGACCAATCTGACCTCGCAGGAAATCGCTGTGCTGTCCTATCTCTTCCACAACTCGGGGCGGCTTGTGTCGCGGACGGAACTGTCCGACCACATCTATCAGCATGAAGGCGACCGCGATTCCAATACGATCGCTGTCTTTGTGAACCGGTTGCGCAAGAAACTGGGCAGTGACCTGATCGAGACCGTGCGCGGCAGAGGCTACGTCATCAAAGCAACCGCATGACCTCGTTACGCGCCCGCGCAGTGACGGGGGCATTCTTTGGGCTGTCGCAATCATTGTTTTGGGTTTGGCGGGCCTGTCGTCCTACATGACATCGCAGGCGCAAGCCCGTTTTCTTGACGTTTTGGAGACCCGCCATTCGCAGGCTGTCGTTGCCGTTTCAAACAATAGCGATACCACCGTCGGTCTTGAACGCGCCATTGGTGATCTGGTTTATCAGGTGCCACTGTCGGGCCAGTACTGGCAGGTCCAGACAGATGACGGCACGGTCTATGCCTCGCCATCCTTGGGGGAGGCGCGTTTGCCGGCACCGAATGGGCGCTCGGAAATTGCCTTGCGGCGCGAATTCGTGGGCCCCGGCAACGAATCCCTTTTCGCAATTGGCCAGTGGATTCCGGTTCGTGATGGATCGCTTTGGCATGTGCAGGTGGCCTCGTCCTTGCAAAGCTTTGATGAAGAACAGATGGACCTGCGGCGCACGCTTCTCACCGCCTTTGCCTTTGTCGCCTTTATGGGCGTTCTGGGCGCGTTGACCCAAGTTGCGGTAGTGTTGCAGCCGCTGAACAAGTTGCGGCAGGACGTTTCCGGCAAATGGGAACAGGATGGCGGAATGAAGGTGGCCGACTATCCGGTTGAAGTTGCCCCCTTGGTTAATGACATCAACACGCTGATGGAGCGCAACCGCGATATCATGCGCCGTTCCCGCAGGCAGGCCGCTGACCTTGCCCATGCGATCAAAACGCCGTCGGCAATCATGCGTAATGAACTGGATACGCTGATCTTGAATGGTCATGACGTGCAAGAAGCCGTTGATGCGCTGGACCGGTTGGATGCCCAACTCAAACGGTCTTTTGCCCGGATGCGCGCCGATGGCACCGACAGCACGATGGGCGTGGCCACACCGCTGGATATCGCCCTTGGCCGGATGCAGCGCGCCTTCACGGCTCTTGCGGAAAATAAGGGCAAAACATTTACCGCGACGTTTGAGGGCGGAATGCGCGTGCGCATGGATCAAAGCGATTTTGAAGAGGTGATGGGCAATCTCTTGGACAACGCATTGAATTGGGCCGCTTCTGAGGTGCGATTGAATGCGGAGCTGTCCAAAGACGGTCAGATCATGATCGCCATCACTGATGATGGCCCCGGCATTCCCAAGGAAGAAATCGCAAAAGCAACCCAAAGCGGACAGCGGCTTGATACATCAAAGCCCGGGACAGGTCTTGGCCTCGCGATTGCGCATGATCTTGTGCATGCCTACGGCGGAAAAATCCTCCTGTCCAAGGCTGAGGCGCTTGGCGGGTTGGCTGTGCACCTGCGTTTGCCCGTCGCCGCCGCGAAACGGGCTGTCTAACCACGGTTGAAAAGCCCGCTCATCGCGCGCCCGACAAGGCCGCTGACCGAAGGTTTTTGGCGGCATGGAATGGCAGCGGGCGGCACACCTCAATCGCGGCGACGCCGACACGCGCGGTAAGTGCGCCGTTGATCACCCCTTCGCCGAACCTGCGCGACACTTTGGACAGCACCCCGCCACCTGCGACCGATCCGATCAGATCATCGCCCACCGCAACCGCGCCTGTGGCGACCAGATGCGTAAGGACAGTACGCGTCAGCCGCCAACTACCCAAGGTGCCGGACCGCCCACCGTAGATTTCGGCAATCCGCCGAATCATCCGCAGGTTTGCAGTGAGTGCAGTAAAGAGATCAGCGAGGGCTAGCGGCACGATGGCGGTGACGGTGGCCACTTGGCGTGCCGCGGCCTCTACCTCGCGCTGGGCGCGGGCGTCGAGCGGTGTCAGCAGTGTGGTTTCCGCCAAACCTAACAGCCCATCCGCGTCGAGCACCTCGCCTTGGCGCGATGTCAGCTCCGCCCGCCCCCATGCGGTATCGTCGCGATTGCGATAGAGTTTTTCCAGCGCAATGACGACGCCGCGCGCCGCTTTGAGATCGTGTGAAATAAGCGCTGCGTGCGCCTGATGTTGGATTTGATCAAGTTTGCGCAAGCGGCCAAAGGCGGCCAGTTCGCGCAGGGCGATGATGGCGAGCACGAGAATCAAGAGTGCGACCAAAGCGGTCGCGATGCCGCCAAGGATCGGGGAGCGTGCCAAGAGGCTGTTCACGTAATCCCAAGCGGCCAATGACGCCACAAACCCGACAAGCGCTATGGTCACGGACCAGAACCACCGCGCCAGCCGCGAGGGACGCCGTGTTGCGAGTGCCGCCACCTGCTGCATGGCCACGCCCTGCGGTATGTCAGGATCGTCCTGAACAGGGGGTGCCATGCTGGGTTGCGCCGCCTCGGCGCCTTCGAGGTCGATAAGTACAGGACCGCGGGTCATAGCCGGTCTCCGAAAAGGAACTGCGCGGCTTTATCCAGCCGGATGTGGGGTGGTCCGTCGCCCGGTCTGCGCGTCAAAGGGGCCGGTGCAAAGTTTATGATGCTGTAATCTGCATCCAGCCATTTGTCGGATCCTTGGCGTGCGGGTGTGAGCAGATGCGCGGGATCGTCGGGCAGCTTGCCGGGATAGAATGCCGCCTGTTTGTTGGTATCGAGCAGGCGGCCACGGACCACATCGAGGGGCCCGTCTTTGTGGTCAACCGTTTCTTCCACGGTCGTGCGCAGCGCTGCAATCGACATGGCCGCGGTCTGTGCGCCCGCAAAATCGGCGCGGTCTTTGGCCTCGCGCAAGAGGGCCTCGGCGATGGCGGTCAGTTGCGGGTGTTGGCTGTGGTGCAGGTGATCTGCCTTCGTGGCGGCGAAAAGGATTTTTTCAACGCGGCGACCCTGGAAAATGCGGGTCAGAAAGGCGTTGCGCCCGGGCCGGAACGCCCCAAGGATGCGTGCCATCGCGTTGCGTAGATCATCAAGGGCTGCGGGCCCTGCGTGGATCGCGCCCAGTACATCGACCAGCACGATCTGGCGGTCGATCTTGGCGAAATGATCCTGAAAGAAAGGTCGCACGATATTGCGTTTGTAGCTTTCAAAGCGCCGCTCGAATTCGCGGCCCAGTGACCCACGCGGATAGCGCGCGTCGGGCAGTGGTGCGAAGGTCAGCACCGGCGAGCCGGCAAGATCACCGGGCAGCAGGAACCGCCCCGGCGAGCAATCAGAAAAGCCTGCTTCGCGCGCCTCTCGCAGGTGTGCGGTGAATCGTTCAGCCAGAACCAATGCTTCGGGTTCGTCAAGCGGCACTGTGGGATCGACGCCCGCAACAAGTGCCACATAGTCATCCCCTCCCGGCCGACCTTTGGCGCGCGCCAACGCGGCCTTTGACCATTGCGCATAGCTTTGATCCAGAAGCCCAAGATCCAGCAGCCATTCACCGGGGTAATCCATGATGTCGATATGCACTGTGCGTGGCCCCGTCAAACCGGACAAAAGCCCGCTGGGCTGCACCCGCAATGACAGGCGGAGTTCGCTGATTTGGCGGGTGCCTTGGGGCCAGCTGGGTTCAGGCGCTGTGAGTTGGGCAAGGTAGGCCTCGTAGGCAAAGCGCGGCACGGTGTCGTCGGGCTGGGGTTGCAGATAGGCGGTGCGGATCGCGCCGTTGGCGGCGGCCTCAAGCTGGGGCATGCGCCCGCGATCCATCAGGTTAGCCACCAGCGAGGTGATGAAAACGGTTTTGCCTGCGCGCGACAGTCCTGTCACCCCAAGCCGGATCACCGGATCGCTGAAAGGGGCGGTGAGTGTATCGCTCACACCTTCGAAGGTGCGGGTGATCTGATCTGCGATTGTCGAGATGACCAAAACGGGCCCTTTCAGTACTTTGCTTGAAGATAGGTATCACGCCACAGGATGTGTAGGGATTGATTTTGGCTGTTGCGCGCCCTAATCGGGTCCAATGCCCCGCTATGCCCTTCTTGTTGAATATCACGGCGCACCTTTTGCAGGGTGGCAGCGGCAGAATTACCAGCCGTCCGTACAAGGCGCGATCGAGGCGGCATTGGCCAAACTAGAGCCGCGCGCCCACACCATCGCCGCCGCTGGGCGCACCGATGCGGGTGTCCATGCAACGGGTCAGGTGGCCCATTGCGATATGGAGCGGGATTGGGACCCGTTTCGTTTGTCGGAGGCGTTGAATTTTCACCTCAAACCGGCACCTGTCGCGATTTTGCAATGCGCAAAGGTCGCTGACGATTGGCATGCACGGTTTGATGCGGTTGAACGACGGTATCTCTTTCGCCTGATGGCGCGCCGTGCGCCGCTGACGTCAGAGGCGGGCCAGATGTGGCGGGTCAATCACCCGCTGGATGCTGCTGCGATGCAGGCGGGGGCGGATCAGTTGTTGGGCAGTCATGATTTTACGACTTTCCGGTCCTCGATCTGTCAGGCAAAAAGCCCTGTGAAGACGTTGGATGAGCTGCGCGTTGAAGTCGTGCCGCGTGCGCATGGCACCGAATACCGCTTTCATGTGCGCGCCAGATCATTCCTGCACAATCAGGTACGCAGCTTTGTTGGCACGCTTGAACGGGTCGGTGCAGGGGCATGGACGCCGGACGATGTGGGGACGGCTTTGGCGGCCAAGGATCGCAGTGCCTGCGGGCCGGTTTGTCCGCCGCAGGGGCTCTATCTGGCGGGGGTGACCTACCCTGAAAATCCGTTTGTTTGAGGCGGGCTTACCAAGACTTCGCTCGACGTGGGCCGAAAACAACTTATCATAACGAAGTGATTGGTAATTTGGGCCTGACACCATTAGACCGCCAGAAAGTTGCCAAAAAGAAGGGCCAATCCGACGTTGGAGGCGCGGTAAAGACATGTTGAAACGTTACTGCGCAATTGCCTTTGTTTGTGCCACCACTGCCAACGCGCAAGAGGTTCGTTTGGTTTCTGATGCGGCCCGAAGTGCATTGAATGATGCCTCTTTGCTGCGCGCTTTGGAAGACGACGCCGCCCCGCAGGACTATATCGCCGCCGCCCGTGCCGACTATCGCCGCTTGCTGACGGCGCTTTATGCGTCTGGATATTACGGTGGCTCCATTTCGATCACCGTTGATGGTATCGAGGCGGCCAATATTGCGCCGCTGGATGCGCCCGATGCGATCCGCGAGGTTGTCATCACGGTTGAGCCTGGTGACCGGTTTACCTTTGGTGATGTGCAAATTTTCCCTTTGCCACCGCAAACTACGCTGCTGGAAGACCTTGGTCCGCGTCGCACGGCGGAATCCCCTGAAATCGGGGCTGTGGTGCGCGACGGGATCAGCAGTTGGCGCGATCTGGGTTATGCCAAGACGCGCGTCGTCGATCAAAGGATCATTGCACGGCATGCCGATGCCAAACTGGATGTGAATGTAGCACTTGATACTGGCCCGCGTTTACAGTTTGGGCCACTGTCGGTTTCGGGGAACCGCAACGTCAGCGATGACCGTATTCGCGAAATTGCAGGGCTGCCTGTGGGTGAGGTGTTTTCACCGCAAGAAATGGCCGCTGCCGAGCGACGCTTGCGCCGGACTGGGACCTTTGCAAGCGTTGCCCTTGCCGAAGATGACCAGATTGGACCCGATGATACCCTGCCGATCAGCGCGCAAGTATCCGAGGCCAACCCACGCCGGATTGGTTTTGGGATCGAGCTATCGACGATTGAGGGGCTGACGCTGTCCTCGTTCTGGCTGCACCGGAATTTGCTGGGTGGTGCTGAACGCATCCGCGTGGATGCAGAAGTATCGGGCATCA
This window harbors:
- a CDS encoding response regulator transcription factor, whose protein sequence is MRILIAEDEPVLASQLKKTLVSEGLAVDVAVDGAEAQYLGETEPYDVMILDLGLPIRDGLTVLKNLRSGGNDTSILILTARNDWTDRVDGLDAGADDYLTKPFHMAELSARVRALIRRKAGKTTPVFSKDEVTFDTRTNQVMVQGIPTNLTSQEIAVLSYLFHNSGRLVSRTELSDHIYQHEGDRDSNTIAVFVNRLRKKLGSDLIETVRGRGYVIKATA
- a CDS encoding sensor histidine kinase, encoding MTSQAQARFLDVLETRHSQAVVAVSNNSDTTVGLERAIGDLVYQVPLSGQYWQVQTDDGTVYASPSLGEARLPAPNGRSEIALRREFVGPGNESLFAIGQWIPVRDGSLWHVQVASSLQSFDEEQMDLRRTLLTAFAFVAFMGVLGALTQVAVVLQPLNKLRQDVSGKWEQDGGMKVADYPVEVAPLVNDINTLMERNRDIMRRSRRQAADLAHAIKTPSAIMRNELDTLILNGHDVQEAVDALDRLDAQLKRSFARMRADGTDSTMGVATPLDIALGRMQRAFTALAENKGKTFTATFEGGMRVRMDQSDFEEVMGNLLDNALNWAASEVRLNAELSKDGQIMIAITDDGPGIPKEEIAKATQSGQRLDTSKPGTGLGLAIAHDLVHAYGGKILLSKAEALGGLAVHLRLPVAAAKRAV
- a CDS encoding AMP-binding protein encodes the protein MLKKHTTIAETRDRFRWLIPENYNIGVDICDRHADQTPDCCAIIDIDAEGIATKYSFADLRDRSNQLANALSQTATSGDRIAVLLPQCFETAVSHVAITKMGCISLPLFTLFGPEALLHRLRDSGASAIITNSANAQVIAELRAELPALRQVISIDGAQGQAASFHALCDTQSTDFTAHPTKADDPAILIYTSGTTGAPKGALHAHRVLLGHLPGVEMSHDFFPQPGDKIWTPADWAWIGGLLDVLMPALHHGVPVVACRFRKFTAKAAFDLIRDHGIQNVFLPPTALKLMRLDTPAEPVPLRSVASGGETLGKELIAWGQQVFGTTINEFYGQTECNMIVSSCAALEPAEPGVMGFAVPGHRVDVVDENNGTFCKTDQEGSIAVRAPDPVMFLRYWNNPEATAKKFFEIAGEKWLLTGDKGCKTPTGRLQFIGRDDDIISSGGYRIGPAEIEDCLLTHPAVQLAGVVGKPDPIRGSVVAAYIQLAAGFEGSADLAEAIATHVKTKLAAYEFPRVVRFIDDMPMTTTGKIIRADLRARATKEAENEQ
- the truA gene encoding tRNA pseudouridine(38-40) synthase TruA; the protein is MPRYALLVEYHGAPFAGWQRQNYQPSVQGAIEAALAKLEPRAHTIAAAGRTDAGVHATGQVAHCDMERDWDPFRLSEALNFHLKPAPVAILQCAKVADDWHARFDAVERRYLFRLMARRAPLTSEAGQMWRVNHPLDAAAMQAGADQLLGSHDFTTFRSSICQAKSPVKTLDELRVEVVPRAHGTEYRFHVRARSFLHNQVRSFVGTLERVGAGAWTPDDVGTALAAKDRSACGPVCPPQGLYLAGVTYPENPFV
- a CDS encoding autotransporter assembly complex protein TamA, which translates into the protein MLKRYCAIAFVCATTANAQEVRLVSDAARSALNDASLLRALEDDAAPQDYIAAARADYRRLLTALYASGYYGGSISITVDGIEAANIAPLDAPDAIREVVITVEPGDRFTFGDVQIFPLPPQTTLLEDLGPRRTAESPEIGAVVRDGISSWRDLGYAKTRVVDQRIIARHADAKLDVNVALDTGPRLQFGPLSVSGNRNVSDDRIREIAGLPVGEVFSPQEMAAAERRLRRTGTFASVALAEDDQIGPDDTLPISAQVSEANPRRIGFGIELSTIEGLTLSSFWLHRNLLGGAERIRVDAEVSGISGETGGIDYRLGGTFTRPATFGADTDYFLSAEISREDEPEFLIDKIGFETGFSRILSDDLTVRAGVGVLRAREETDLETREYTLFTLPMDATLDRRDDPSNASNGYYLDVDATPFISTDGEISGMQLYGDARGYVTLGEENRLTFAGRLQLGSVVGAALDEAPADFLFYSGGGGTVRGQAYQSLGIETVQGLETVTTGGASFLGTQLEARYAIRENISLVGFYDFGQVGAGASPFDDAESHAGAGIGLRYNTGIGPIRLDLGTQASGDNAGRDLQVYIGIGQAF
- a CDS encoding YcjX family protein, which codes for MVISTIADQITRTFEGVSDTLTAPFSDPVIRLGVTGLSRAGKTVFITSLVANLMDRGRMPQLEAAANGAIRTAYLQPQPDDTVPRFAYEAYLAQLTAPEPSWPQGTRQISELRLSLRVQPSGLLSGLTGPRTVHIDIMDYPGEWLLDLGLLDQSYAQWSKAALARAKGRPGGDDYVALVAGVDPTVPLDEPEALVLAERFTAHLREAREAGFSDCSPGRFLLPGDLAGSPVLTFAPLPDARYPRGSLGREFERRFESYKRNIVRPFFQDHFAKIDRQIVLVDVLGAIHAGPAALDDLRNAMARILGAFRPGRNAFLTRIFQGRRVEKILFAATKADHLHHSQHPQLTAIAEALLREAKDRADFAGAQTAAMSIAALRTTVEETVDHKDGPLDVVRGRLLDTNKQAAFYPGKLPDDPAHLLTPARQGSDKWLDADYSIINFAPAPLTRRPGDGPPHIRLDKAAQFLFGDRL